The Petropleomorpha daqingensis genome includes a window with the following:
- a CDS encoding glycosyltransferase family 4 protein yields the protein MGRSLRIALLSYRSKPHSGGQGVYVRALSRELAELGHRVEVLSGQPYPELDDAIALTEVPSLDLYREPDPFRTPHPREFRDWVDVAEWATMCTAGFPEPLTFSLRAARLLLRRRSEFDVVHDNQCLGYGLLRLPRAGLPTVATVHHPIAIDRGLELAAAPTLRKRLTLHRWYAFTRMQARVAPRLDGLTTVSENSRRDIETHMGVPGAGIRVIPVGIDPDVFTPPPDGRPRDAASIVVVTSADVPLKGLVHLLEAVAKLRTERDVRLTVVGTARPGGPAELALDRLALRDAVRFTGFLPEPELVALLQSAAVVAIPSLYEGFSLPAVEAMACATPLVTTDAGALPEVVGTRAGLRVKAGDVGELTAALALVLDSPGLGEQLGRAGRRRVLESYTWRATAQRTADWYADVLERRAAGC from the coding sequence ATGGGACGGTCGCTGCGCATCGCACTGCTGTCCTACCGGAGCAAGCCGCACAGCGGCGGACAGGGCGTCTACGTCCGCGCGCTGTCGCGCGAGCTGGCCGAGCTGGGGCACCGGGTCGAGGTGCTCAGCGGCCAGCCCTACCCGGAGCTGGACGACGCGATCGCGCTCACCGAGGTCCCGAGCCTCGACCTCTACCGCGAGCCCGACCCGTTCCGGACGCCGCACCCGCGGGAGTTCCGCGACTGGGTCGACGTGGCCGAGTGGGCGACGATGTGCACCGCCGGCTTCCCCGAACCGCTGACCTTCAGCCTGCGCGCGGCCCGGCTGCTGCTGCGGCGCCGCAGCGAGTTCGACGTCGTCCACGACAACCAGTGCCTGGGCTACGGCCTGCTGCGGCTCCCCCGCGCCGGGCTGCCCACCGTCGCCACCGTGCACCACCCGATCGCGATCGACCGCGGGCTGGAGCTCGCCGCGGCGCCGACGCTGCGCAAGCGGCTGACCCTGCACCGCTGGTACGCCTTCACCCGCATGCAGGCCCGCGTGGCGCCGCGGCTCGACGGCCTGACCACCGTCTCGGAGAACTCCCGCCGCGACATCGAGACGCACATGGGCGTGCCCGGCGCAGGCATCCGGGTGATCCCGGTGGGCATCGACCCCGACGTCTTCACCCCGCCCCCGGACGGCCGGCCGCGCGACGCCGCGAGCATCGTCGTCGTCACCAGCGCCGACGTGCCGCTCAAGGGGCTGGTCCACCTGCTCGAGGCCGTCGCGAAGCTGCGCACCGAGCGCGACGTGCGGCTGACCGTCGTGGGCACCGCCCGCCCGGGCGGACCGGCCGAGCTCGCCCTCGACCGGCTGGCCCTGCGCGACGCCGTCCGGTTCACCGGGTTCCTCCCCGAGCCGGAGCTGGTGGCGCTGCTGCAGTCGGCCGCCGTCGTGGCGATCCCGTCGCTCTACGAGGGCTTCTCGCTGCCCGCCGTCGAGGCGATGGCCTGCGCAACCCCGCTGGTCACCACCGACGCCGGCGCGCTGCCGGAGGTGGTCGGCACCAGGGCCGGGCTGCGGGTCAAGGCCGGCGACGTCGGCGAGCTCACCGCGGCGCTCGCGCTGGTCCTCGACTCCCCCGGGCTCGGCGAGCAGCTGGGCCGGGCCGGCCGTCGGAGGGTGCTGGAGTCCTACACCTGGCGCGCGACCGCGCAGCGCACCGCAGACTGGTACGCCGACGTACTGGAGCGAAGGGCTGCTGGGTGCTGA
- a CDS encoding class I SAM-dependent methyltransferase, with protein MLTIDYDRLDLRPGMRVLDLGCGEGRHAFEAYRRGGDVVAVDWGRHEVETTKHWLGAIEKAGEAPDGARYEVVRGDLTALPFPDASVDRVIASEVLEHIPDDATAFAEIARVLKPGGRMAVTVPRYGPERICWALSDAYHANEGGHIRIYRSDVLRTRLTAAGLTPGASHHAHALHAPFWWLKCAVGVDTDNAAVRAYHRLLVWDLTKRPWLTRTAERVLDPLIGKSLVVYADKPARERPLAAAGTTDAERTAAAR; from the coding sequence GTGCTGACGATCGACTACGACCGGCTCGACCTGCGGCCGGGGATGCGGGTGCTCGACCTCGGCTGCGGCGAGGGCCGGCACGCCTTCGAGGCCTACCGCCGCGGCGGCGACGTGGTCGCCGTCGACTGGGGCCGGCACGAGGTCGAGACGACGAAGCACTGGCTGGGGGCCATCGAGAAGGCCGGCGAGGCCCCGGACGGCGCCCGCTACGAGGTGGTCCGCGGCGACCTGACCGCGCTGCCCTTCCCCGACGCCAGCGTCGACCGGGTGATCGCCTCCGAGGTGCTCGAGCACATCCCCGACGACGCGACCGCCTTCGCCGAGATCGCCCGCGTGCTCAAGCCGGGCGGCCGCATGGCGGTCACGGTGCCCCGGTACGGCCCGGAGCGGATCTGCTGGGCGCTCTCGGACGCCTACCACGCCAACGAGGGCGGCCACATCCGCATCTACCGGTCCGACGTGCTGCGCACCCGGCTGACCGCGGCGGGCCTCACGCCCGGCGCGAGCCACCACGCGCATGCACTGCACGCCCCCTTCTGGTGGCTGAAGTGCGCGGTCGGCGTCGACACGGACAACGCCGCCGTCCGCGCCTACCACCGGCTGCTGGTCTGGGACCTGACGAAGCGCCCCTGGCTGACGCGCACCGCCGAGAGGGTGCTCGACCCGCTGATCGGCAAGAGCCTCGTCGTCTACGCCGACAAGCCCGCCCGGGAGCGGCCGCTCGCCGCGGCCGGCACGACGGACGCGGAGCGGACCGCTGCCGCCCGCTGA
- a CDS encoding prenyltransferase: MLACGQLQRTVAWIADQQDADGALPWFRGGQLDPWDSVEAAMALDVGGEHARARAAYRWLADRQRPDGSWASEYRGGVETAPAAESNHAGYLAVGAWHSWLVTGDELLVGELWPAVRRGLDQVTRMQLPGGAIGWALRPDGTPDDTALLTGCASLFQALRCGVALAELQDDPQPDWELAVTELGTALRESPEAFADRSRFSMDWYYPVLGGAVTGPAARDRLAADWDRFVVPGLGARCVADRPWVTGAETCELALALAAAGQPDAALEQLAAMQHLREDDGSYWTGYVYADDARWPVERTTWTAAAVVLAADALAGATGAARLFTDPAALPAPGTGTPDWLPGSAGTVRP; encoded by the coding sequence GTGCTCGCCTGCGGGCAGCTGCAGCGGACCGTCGCGTGGATCGCCGACCAGCAGGACGCCGACGGCGCGCTGCCCTGGTTCCGGGGCGGCCAGCTCGACCCGTGGGACTCCGTCGAGGCGGCGATGGCCCTCGACGTCGGCGGCGAGCACGCCCGCGCCCGCGCGGCCTACCGCTGGCTCGCCGATCGGCAGCGGCCGGACGGCTCGTGGGCGTCGGAGTACCGCGGCGGCGTCGAGACCGCGCCGGCCGCCGAGAGCAACCACGCCGGCTACCTCGCCGTCGGCGCCTGGCACAGCTGGCTGGTGACCGGCGACGAGCTGCTGGTCGGCGAGCTGTGGCCGGCCGTCCGGCGCGGCCTCGACCAGGTCACCCGCATGCAGCTGCCCGGCGGGGCGATCGGGTGGGCGCTGCGCCCGGACGGGACGCCGGACGACACCGCCCTGCTCACCGGGTGCGCCAGCCTCTTCCAGGCGCTGCGCTGCGGCGTCGCGCTCGCCGAGCTGCAGGACGACCCTCAGCCGGACTGGGAGCTGGCCGTCACCGAACTCGGGACGGCGCTGCGCGAGTCCCCCGAGGCGTTCGCCGACCGGTCGAGATTCTCGATGGACTGGTACTACCCGGTGCTCGGCGGCGCGGTCACCGGCCCGGCCGCCCGCGACCGGCTGGCCGCGGACTGGGACCGGTTCGTCGTCCCCGGCCTCGGGGCGCGCTGCGTCGCCGACCGGCCGTGGGTGACCGGCGCCGAGACCTGCGAGCTGGCGCTCGCCCTCGCCGCGGCCGGCCAGCCCGACGCCGCGCTCGAGCAGCTCGCGGCCATGCAGCACCTGCGCGAGGACGACGGCTCCTACTGGACCGGCTACGTCTACGCCGACGACGCCCGGTGGCCGGTGGAGCGGACGACGTGGACCGCCGCGGCCGTCGTCCTCGCCGCGGACGCCCTCGCCGGCGCGACCGGCGCCGCCCGGCTGTTCACCGATCCGGCCGCGCTGCCGGCGCCCGGGACCGGGACACCCGATTGGCTGCCGGGGAGCGCGGGCACCGTCCGACCGTGA
- a CDS encoding glycosyltransferase family 2 protein, translating to MSLTVVVASRNRREDLLVTLPRHEAPVILVDNASTDGTVDAVRAAHPGVTVLPLARNEGARGRTKGVVAAGTEFVAFADDDSWWAPGDLDRAVAVLRAHPRLAVLNARILVGPEQRLDPVCAEMAASPLGTADDLPGPSLLGFVACAAMVRTGAFLAVGGFDPVVRFPGEEERVALDLAAAGWGLAYVDGVTVHHHPSPRRDAPARRQAAVWRARLLTALMRYPAAELAGLVRDAATAGKPGRRGLARAARDVPGALRRRRPVPTRVWADVQRLVS from the coding sequence GTGAGCCTCACCGTCGTCGTCGCGAGCCGCAACCGCCGCGAGGACCTCCTGGTGACCCTGCCCCGGCACGAGGCCCCGGTGATCCTGGTCGACAACGCCTCGACCGACGGCACCGTCGACGCCGTCCGCGCTGCGCACCCCGGCGTCACGGTCCTGCCGCTGGCCCGCAACGAGGGGGCGCGCGGGCGCACGAAGGGCGTCGTCGCGGCCGGCACCGAGTTCGTCGCGTTCGCCGACGACGACTCGTGGTGGGCACCGGGCGACCTCGACCGCGCGGTGGCGGTTCTGCGGGCGCACCCGCGGCTGGCCGTCCTCAACGCCCGCATCCTGGTCGGCCCGGAGCAGCGGCTCGACCCCGTCTGCGCCGAGATGGCCGCCAGCCCTCTGGGCACCGCCGACGACCTCCCCGGCCCGTCGCTGCTCGGGTTCGTCGCGTGCGCGGCGATGGTGCGCACCGGCGCCTTCCTCGCCGTCGGCGGGTTCGACCCGGTGGTGCGCTTCCCCGGCGAGGAGGAGCGGGTCGCCCTCGACCTCGCCGCGGCCGGGTGGGGACTGGCCTACGTCGACGGCGTGACCGTCCACCACCACCCCTCGCCCCGCCGCGACGCACCGGCCCGGCGGCAGGCGGCGGTCTGGCGGGCCCGCCTGCTGACAGCGCTGATGCGCTACCCGGCGGCTGAGCTGGCCGGGCTCGTCCGGGACGCCGCCACGGCCGGGAAGCCGGGTCGCCGTGGTCTCGCGCGGGCCGCCCGCGACGTCCCGGGTGCGCTGCGCCGCCGCCGTCCGGTGCCGACGCGGGTGTGGGCGGACGTGCAGCGGCTGGTCAGCTGA
- a CDS encoding PLP-dependent aminotransferase family protein: MVAVSAGRLSQLLGDLTAVRPPRYAALADRIRLLIGDGRVPLGARLPAERELAGALGLSRATVTAAYARLREDGWADARQGAGTFAVLPAGPARGAWLPAPPEDGAIDLAHAAPAAPPEVPAAFAAALAELPRHLPGHGYHPAGLPELRARIAERYGARGLPTEPEQVVVTTGALAGVSLALSLLLAPGRPLLVEQPTYPNALDAARGLGAQLLPTALDPEAPEEWPGTAARALRAVRPPAAYLVPDFANPTGRLLGATDRERLAADLRRARTVAVVDEAFVELGLDASPPAPFAAFAPGTISVGSLSKLFWGGLRIGWIRADADVVRRLTVALARSTMAVAVVEQLAACVLLDGIEASRAAVHARLQERRAALLGALAERLPDWRVPVPAGGLFVWCALPEPRSSALVLEAERVGVRLAPGSLFGTGHALEDRLRLPFAQPPEVLRRAVDLLALADARASGSREVAPVEADVLAVS, encoded by the coding sequence GTGGTCGCCGTCTCCGCCGGCCGTCTGTCGCAGCTGCTCGGCGACCTGACCGCCGTCCGCCCGCCGCGCTACGCGGCGCTGGCCGACCGGATCCGCCTGCTCATCGGCGACGGGCGGGTGCCGCTGGGCGCCCGGCTCCCGGCCGAGCGGGAGCTCGCCGGGGCGCTCGGGCTCAGCCGCGCGACGGTCACCGCCGCCTACGCGCGGCTGCGCGAGGACGGCTGGGCCGACGCGCGGCAGGGCGCCGGCACGTTCGCGGTGCTGCCGGCCGGCCCGGCGCGCGGGGCCTGGCTGCCGGCGCCTCCCGAGGACGGCGCGATCGACCTCGCCCACGCGGCGCCGGCCGCCCCGCCGGAGGTGCCCGCCGCCTTCGCCGCCGCCCTGGCCGAGCTGCCGCGGCACCTGCCGGGACACGGGTACCACCCGGCCGGCCTGCCGGAGCTGCGGGCGCGCATCGCCGAGCGGTACGGCGCCCGCGGGCTGCCGACCGAGCCGGAGCAGGTCGTGGTCACCACCGGCGCGCTCGCCGGTGTCTCGCTGGCCCTGTCGCTGCTGCTGGCGCCGGGCCGGCCGCTGCTGGTCGAGCAGCCGACCTACCCGAACGCCCTCGACGCGGCGCGCGGCCTCGGGGCGCAGCTGCTGCCCACCGCGCTGGACCCCGAGGCGCCGGAGGAGTGGCCGGGGACCGCCGCGCGGGCGCTGCGCGCGGTGCGGCCGCCGGCGGCCTACCTCGTCCCGGACTTCGCCAACCCGACCGGCCGGCTGCTCGGCGCGACCGACCGCGAGCGGCTGGCCGCCGACCTCCGCCGTGCGCGGACCGTCGCGGTGGTCGACGAGGCCTTCGTCGAGCTCGGGCTGGACGCGTCGCCGCCGGCGCCGTTCGCGGCGTTCGCGCCGGGGACGATCTCCGTGGGGTCGCTGTCGAAGCTGTTCTGGGGCGGCCTGCGGATCGGCTGGATCCGGGCGGACGCCGACGTCGTCCGCCGGCTGACCGTGGCCCTCGCCCGGTCGACGATGGCCGTCGCGGTCGTCGAGCAGCTCGCGGCGTGCGTGCTGCTCGACGGCATCGAGGCCTCCCGCGCCGCCGTGCACGCCCGGTTGCAGGAGCGGCGCGCCGCGCTGCTGGGGGCGCTGGCGGAGCGGCTGCCCGACTGGCGGGTGCCGGTTCCGGCGGGCGGCCTGTTCGTCTGGTGCGCGCTGCCCGAGCCGCGGTCGAGCGCCCTGGTGCTCGAGGCGGAGCGGGTCGGTGTGCGGCTGGCCCCCGGATCGCTCTTCGGCACCGGGCACGCCCTGGAGGACCGGCTCCGCCTGCCCTTCGCCCAGCCGCCGGAGGTGCTGCGGCGGGCGGTCGACCTCCTGGCCCTCGCCGACGCCCGGGCCAGCGGGAGCCGGGAGGTCGCGCCGGTCGAGGCGGACGTGCTGGCCGTCAGCTGA